The Candidatus Methylomirabilota bacterium genomic sequence CCTTCCCACACATTCTCGATCCCTGCGCAAGTAGTATGGACGCGCGGGGAGGAACTCTCGCCGAGTGCCACCACCGGAATGGGAGTGAAGTTCCTCGAAGTCAACCCCTCTTTAGAGGCTGCCCTGATAGACGCTGTCATCGATCGCCTTCGCGCGGAAGCCTCTCCCTCGCCGGATTCCTCCCAGTCCGAATAACCAAGCGCCAGATGTTGGTGACGGAAAATGATCACGCCCTCCCGCGGCTGTTTCACCCGTCCTTACCCCGGTTCCATCCCTGCTATTCCTAAGGGTCCCAAGCCTCCACTACCGCTACAGAGTATACCAATATTCTTTCGCGTGAGTTACGGTGCGCAGTCGATGGTGGCGGGGGTGGGCCGGGGATAATGATCACCCGGGATAGATTGTCAAATAGAGCCTTGACGTCTTCCGCGATGTTGAAAAAGTCAAATGTCCCCTTTATTAGGACTTCCTAGCGGGATTTTTTGGACTTGGGCGCGGCTTTGATTTTCTTGCTAGAGTTTACTGGAAGAGGATCCCACCCAAAGTGGAACCCGACCTTGTTCAGATACTCCCGGTTGTTGTCACAAAAAGCCACCCACTTTTCATGTCCCAGTGCCCAGTTTTCCCATGCGGAGGCATGCGTGAAATACGGTTCACTCTGACGCGTGGCATCTTTGGGACCCGACATGCAATCTCGAATGTGTCGGCCGGCATCTTCATACTCCTTGGCCATTTGCATTCCAACGCTGTGCCGAATTTCCTCCGTGTACGTGATGGTCTGACCGTACACCGGGATCGGATGGGCTGGGATATCGTTGTCGTATAAGGGCATGATTTTAAGCTCCTGAGATTTACGGAGATACGGCCGATAATGAAAACGCCTTCGCGGCTGTGCTTGACCCGCGAAGGCGACGCAACCCTTGTGCCACCAGTGGCCCGGGGCTCTGGCCACCCCGGTTCTATGCCTGTCCCTCCTGGGGAATGCCTCAGCATCCTTGATAAGGTTAGGCGTGTCAAAAACCTACACAGGCTGGTACAGCCGCCAAAAAATCAAGAGGGGAATGAGAGGAAGGCGGCAGGCACACAGTTTCTCTATGATCATTTCCTCTCTATCTGAACCTTGACACGCGTCCCAGTGCTAACAACATCGTACACAGGCGACAGCTTAGTTAATGCTTTCAGCTCTTCCACATCTTTCAGATCCGTCTTGACTTTGAAATTTACCCGGATTTCCTGATAGCCTGGCCTGACTTCATCAGAGATTGCCAAAAAGCCCCTGAGGTCAAGATCGCCCTCCAACGCCGATTCCACTTCGTCCAACTTTATACCGCGAACTGCGGCATGGTAGACCATGGTGGTAGTCATTCACGTTGCCAGAGCATTCAAAAGGTGCTCTACAGGATTCGGTCCTCGATCTTGTCCCGCCAGGATGGGGGGTTCGTCTGCAACCAGGGCAAATGGTTCGGCATGCGAAATCTCCTGACCGGCACTGTAAAAGCCTGTGATGGTAGTCCGATTGTATCCACCCTCGATCCATTCGTTGTTCGCTCGGAATTTGGACTTGGCAAGGGTAGGTTTCTCATTTACGGCCTTCACCAAACCTACAACCGCATCCACATCCACACCGTTGAGAATTCTTCCCGACATGGCATTGCCTCCCTGTTGTGAGATGAAGATTCCCTCTCCTGAACGGGGCCTGAGTATCCCCCAATGGGGCAGGCGTGTCAAGGTCGCGGAGAGGGTGGCGACGTGTCAATTGTAACGCGGTGACCGCAATTGCCCTCTCGCTATGCCAGCATCTCGTGGATTGTGCTTTCGTACTCAGGAAAATACTGGCTGATGACAGAAAGATTGAAGCGTCTCAAGATGCTGGTGTTGGGTTCTCGTTCGAGAAGGAATTCGAAGGATTTTTCCACCAACGTGGCCGGGGGAACGCGTTTGCCGCTGAGCTTTTCGTAATATGATGGATCGACTGTGACCGAGTGTTTCGTGGTCACGCGGCCTTGCACGGTGACCTCGAAGGTGCTGTCGTCAATTTGCTGAACGTCGATCATCGGTAGCCTCCAACTTCACTCGTGCTACATTCTCCACTACCGCTACAGCGTTATACCAATATTCTTTCGTGTGACGTACGGTGCGCAGTCGATGGTGGCGGGAGTGGGCCGGGGATTATGATCACCCGGGATAGATTGTAAAATAGAGCCTTGACGCCTTCCGCGATTGTGAAAAAGTCAAATGCCCCCTTTATTGCTTTTCCTTTGGGCCGGGCCAATACCCAATTTCCTTAAACTCATATTTCCTTCGCTCCACGTCGGGGCCGCCCAAGGCCAGTGTCCGAATCTCTCCCGTGTATGTGTCCAGGCGATGGACAAAAAAAGCGTCCCTGGGCGAGGCGATCTGATAGCGAGCCGTCGTGCTACGGCTCATCAGGACCAAGGCCACTATCAGGGCAAACACCAAGGCCCCGGCCCACTTTAAGTAACGATGCTCCCGTTCCAGTCGGTTGAGGCGCTCGTCCATCATCCCCTCCTTTTCGTTCAGGGTGCACTCCAGATGACCTTCCCAGCCTGGTCAAAGAAGGCCGGGCCCTACTTGACACCTTCCGCGATTGTGAAAAAGTCAAATGTCCCCTTTGTGGTTCTAAGTATCCTGCGCCGGTGCGGGGGTGTCAAGGCCGCCAAAGGAGGAGGGTAATTCAATAATTGGGGGGCGCTGGAACAATTGTGCCGGAGATGGGCTAGCAGCAATTCCTAGTCCGGTTGCATCCCAACTTATCCCGAAAGGGGCCTAAGTATCCCCCACTGAGATCGGAGGGTGTCAAGCGCATCGAGTGTGTTATTGTGAGACCTGGCTCCACAACTTCCCATTGATCTGAGGTGCACCCATTGGCGAAAAGCCCACGCTCTCACAAGCTAAGCGAGCGACACGCAACGGTACGGTCGGCGCTCAGGCAGGTACTCAGGGAGCGCTCGCTCACGGCTCGTGAGCTCTCGGCGCGTGTCGGGATCGGCGAGAAAGAAGTCTCCGGCCACCTCGAGCACGTAGCGCGTTCGCTCAGGCATAGCGGCGAGCGCTTGCGTGTCGAACCGGCGCAATGCCTCGCCTGCGAATTCGTCTTCAAGCAGCGCACTCGACTGAGCAAGCCGTCCAAGTGTCCCGTGTGCAGGAGTCA encodes the following:
- a CDS encoding PilZ domain-containing protein gives rise to the protein PSHTFSIPAQVVWTRGEELSPSATTGMGVKFLEVNPSLEAALIDAVIDRLRAEASPSPDSSQSE